In one window of Henckelia pumila isolate YLH828 chromosome 1, ASM3356847v2, whole genome shotgun sequence DNA:
- the LOC140874268 gene encoding thioredoxin H2-like yields MGANLTTEHETNGKKGGQVIVFHSSTKWRIHFEASKQASKLIVVNFTASWCGPCHQIQPSVAEFAEKYTDVDFIQIDVDELHDVAEEFGVQAMPSFMLLKRGKVVDKVVGAKREDLQKKIEKHRF; encoded by the exons ATGGGAGCAAATCTTACAACTGAACATGAAACTAATGGAAAGAAGGGCGGTCAAGTTATCGTCTTCCACTCCTCGACGAAATGGAGGATCCATTTTGAAGCCTCGAAACAAGCTTCAAAGCTC ATCGTCGTTAATTTCACCGCTTCTTGGTGCGGACCTTGCCATCAAATCCAACCGTCTGTGGCTGAGTTTGCAGAAAAATATACTGATGTCGACTTTATCCAGATTGATGTCGATGAATTGCAT GATGTGGCAGAGGAGTTTGGAGTACAGGCCATGCCTAGTTTCATGCTGCTAAAGAGAGGGAAAGTAGTTGACAAGGTTGTGGGGGCAAAAAGGGAAGACCTCCAAAAGAAGATTGAAAAACACAGATTCTAA